From the Sphingomonas mesophila genome, one window contains:
- a CDS encoding penicillin acylase family protein, whose amino-acid sequence MILLAALAAAPLDAKPAQPTEQQRLAARASAVTITRDRLGIAHVRGTTDADAVFGMIYAQAEDDFPRIETNYLTSLGRLAEADGEKALWSDLRQRLWIDPAELQTRYGASPAWLRRLMDAWADGLNFYLATHPGTRPRVLTRFEPWMALAFSEGSIGGDISYVDLEPLKALYDGKAARAALARDEAPQGSNGIAIAPKRSASGNALLLINPHTSFFFRDVVQMTSAEGLNAYGAVTWGQFFIYQGFNARAGWMHTSSGLDNRDEFAVRLARMADGRLGYRFGGDVRPMGMKPISIRVRQADGTLATRSFTTLHTMHGPVIRSEGGRLVSFAIMDNPVKALEQSFRRTKATSLKQLMEVSALRANSSNNTLFADAAGNIAYLHPQFVPLRDHRFDYRGVVDGSDPRTAWRGLHTVDSLPNLINPPSGFAFNVNDAPWPGAGKGSLEARRFPAYMDQWGWNPRTDHALALLEGTHGFTAEGLRAAAYDTANPGFDKLLPALFAAYDRLPRGDRRRRALAEPIALLKGWDRRWSKDSEALGLAVQWAETMWAQALGSDRPPNDEEVGYQRMTSAPAHVHLTALEQAVARLTELYGSWRVKWGDINRFQRNDGAIEQTFDDRKPSIAVGFPSARWGSLAAFEASTYPGTRKRYGVRGNSFVAVVEFTAQGPRAMAVTAGGVHGNPASPHFADQAQAYADGRLQPVPFDPRDVAAQAVAVYRPGERR is encoded by the coding sequence ATGATTTTGCTTGCGGCGCTCGCCGCCGCGCCGCTCGACGCCAAGCCGGCGCAGCCGACCGAGCAGCAACGGCTTGCCGCGCGCGCCTCCGCGGTCACCATTACGCGCGACCGGCTTGGCATCGCCCATGTCCGCGGGACGACCGACGCCGACGCAGTGTTCGGCATGATCTACGCCCAGGCCGAAGACGATTTCCCGCGCATCGAGACTAATTACCTCACCAGCCTTGGCCGCCTTGCCGAGGCCGACGGCGAAAAGGCGCTGTGGTCTGACCTGCGCCAGCGGTTGTGGATCGACCCGGCCGAGCTTCAGACGCGCTACGGCGCCAGCCCGGCGTGGCTGCGCCGGCTGATGGACGCCTGGGCCGACGGGCTGAACTTCTATCTTGCGACCCACCCCGGCACCCGGCCGCGGGTGCTCACGCGCTTCGAACCGTGGATGGCGCTGGCCTTTTCCGAAGGCAGCATCGGCGGCGACATCTCTTACGTCGACCTCGAGCCGTTGAAGGCGCTCTACGACGGCAAGGCCGCTCGCGCCGCGCTTGCCCGCGATGAAGCGCCGCAAGGCTCGAACGGAATCGCCATCGCGCCCAAGCGCAGCGCCAGCGGCAACGCCCTGCTGCTGATCAACCCGCACACCAGTTTCTTCTTCCGCGACGTGGTGCAGATGACCAGCGCCGAGGGCCTCAACGCCTATGGCGCGGTGACCTGGGGCCAGTTCTTTATCTACCAGGGGTTCAACGCCCGGGCGGGCTGGATGCATACCTCGAGCGGGCTTGACAATCGCGACGAGTTCGCGGTCAGGCTGGCGCGCATGGCCGACGGCCGGCTCGGCTACCGCTTCGGCGGCGACGTCAGGCCGATGGGGATGAAGCCGATCAGCATCAGGGTGCGCCAGGCCGATGGCACGCTGGCGACGCGCAGCTTCACCACGCTTCACACCATGCACGGCCCGGTGATCCGCAGCGAGGGCGGCCGGCTGGTGTCGTTCGCGATCATGGACAATCCGGTCAAGGCGCTCGAGCAAAGCTTCCGCCGCACCAAGGCGACCAGCCTCAAGCAGTTGATGGAGGTCTCCGCGCTTCGGGCGAACAGTTCGAACAACACTTTGTTCGCCGATGCCGCCGGCAACATCGCCTATCTGCACCCGCAATTCGTGCCGCTGCGCGACCACCGCTTCGACTATCGCGGCGTGGTCGACGGGAGCGACCCGCGCACCGCGTGGCGCGGGCTGCACACCGTCGACAGCCTGCCCAATCTCATCAACCCGCCGTCGGGCTTCGCGTTCAACGTCAACGATGCACCGTGGCCGGGGGCCGGCAAAGGCTCGCTAGAGGCGCGCCGCTTCCCCGCCTACATGGACCAATGGGGCTGGAACCCGCGCACCGACCACGCGCTGGCACTGCTCGAGGGAACGCATGGATTCACCGCCGAAGGGCTTCGCGCCGCCGCCTACGACACCGCCAATCCGGGGTTCGATAAGCTACTGCCCGCACTGTTCGCGGCTTACGACCGGCTCCCGCGCGGCGACCGGCGGCGGCGCGCACTGGCCGAGCCGATCGCGCTGCTCAAGGGCTGGGATCGGCGCTGGTCCAAGGACAGCGAAGCGCTCGGCCTGGCGGTGCAATGGGCCGAGACGATGTGGGCGCAGGCGCTCGGCAGTGATCGACCGCCAAATGACGAGGAGGTCGGCTATCAACGCATGACCTCCGCCCCGGCGCACGTCCATCTGACCGCGCTCGAGCAGGCGGTCGCGAGGCTCACCGAGCTTTACGGCAGCTGGCGGGTCAAATGGGGCGACATCAACCGGTTCCAGCGCAACGATGGCGCGATCGAGCAGACATTCGACGACCGCAAGCCGAGCATCGCCGTCGGCTTTCCGTCGGCCCGCTGGGGCAGCCTCGCGGCGTTCGAGGCGTCGACTTATCCCGGCACGCGCAAGCGATACGGTGTTCGCGGCAACAGCTTCGTCGCGGTGGTCGAGTTCACCGCGCAGGGGCCGCGCGCAATGGCGGTGACCGCCGGCGGGGTCCACGGCAACCCGGCCTCGCCGCACTTCGCCGACCAGGCGCAGGCCTATGCCGACGGCCGCTTGCAGCCCGTCCCGTTCGACCCGCGCGATGTCGCGGCGCAAGCGGTGGCGGTCTATCGCCCGGGCGAGCGACGCTAG
- the katG gene encoding catalase/peroxidase HPI, whose protein sequence is MDQKTSQCPVTGQPLGKSEGKAIVRSLLGRSNKDWWPDSLPVDMLHQHGVSPDPMGEDYDYAEAFAKLDYAALKADLTALMTDSKTWWPADYGHYGPFMIRMAWHAAGTYRVTDGRGGASSGQQRFEPLNSWPDNGNLDKARRLLWPIKQKYGKHISWADLFILAGNVAIESMGGPVFGFGGGRKDVFASEGDTFWGAEEIWVSDGAPTRITDETPELEGPLAAIQMGLIYVNPEGPGGNPDPLQSARDMRATFSRMAMNSEETVALTAGGHAFGKAHGAKPAETFRNNPASEAIHLQGLGWLTDEDEIGKGHITTSGIEGAWSNNPIKWGGDYFRLLFKYDYELVESPAGAKQWQPINPDPEDMAPDARDPDKRVPTMMTTADMALKMDPEFRAISERFRDDQAALDDAFARAWFKLTHRDMGPKSLYLGPEVPEETLIWQDPVPAGTAPSDADVAAFKDKVLASGLTVAQLVKTAWASASTYRKSDKRGGANGARIALAPQKDWEVNEPAELATVLAKLNELRGSMSLADAIVLAGSAAVEKAARDGGFDIAVPFSGGRGDATQEWTDIESFKWMEPQADGFRNYLKTRQSVKTEELLLDRASLLGLSAPEMTVLLGGLRVLGANYKDAPEGVFTDRKGQLTNDFFVNLLDNETFWDLVDESSDETFLGFDRGGRHEKWRATRTDLIFGSNSQLRATAEVYAERGNEEKFVRDFVKAWVKVMNADRFDLR, encoded by the coding sequence ATGGACCAGAAGACCAGCCAATGCCCGGTGACCGGCCAACCGCTCGGAAAGTCGGAAGGCAAGGCGATCGTCCGTTCGCTCCTCGGCCGCTCGAACAAGGATTGGTGGCCGGACTCGCTGCCGGTCGACATGCTCCACCAGCATGGCGTGTCCCCCGACCCGATGGGCGAGGACTATGACTATGCCGAGGCGTTCGCCAAGCTCGACTACGCTGCGCTCAAGGCCGACCTCACCGCGCTGATGACCGACAGCAAGACGTGGTGGCCGGCCGACTATGGCCACTACGGTCCGTTCATGATCCGCATGGCGTGGCATGCGGCGGGCACCTACCGCGTGACCGACGGTCGCGGCGGCGCATCGAGCGGTCAGCAGCGGTTCGAGCCATTGAACAGCTGGCCCGACAACGGCAACCTCGACAAGGCCCGCCGCCTGCTGTGGCCGATCAAGCAGAAATACGGCAAGCACATCAGCTGGGCCGATTTGTTCATCCTCGCCGGCAACGTCGCGATCGAAAGCATGGGCGGGCCGGTGTTCGGCTTCGGCGGCGGCCGCAAGGACGTCTTCGCGTCGGAAGGCGACACCTTCTGGGGCGCTGAGGAAATCTGGGTCAGCGACGGCGCTCCGACCCGCATCACCGACGAGACGCCTGAACTCGAAGGGCCGCTGGCGGCGATTCAGATGGGCCTCATCTACGTCAATCCCGAAGGGCCGGGCGGCAATCCCGACCCGCTGCAGTCGGCGCGCGACATGCGTGCAACGTTCAGCAGGATGGCGATGAACAGCGAGGAGACGGTCGCGCTGACCGCCGGCGGCCACGCGTTCGGCAAGGCGCACGGCGCCAAGCCGGCCGAGACCTTCCGCAACAATCCGGCGTCCGAGGCGATCCACCTCCAGGGGCTTGGCTGGCTGACCGACGAGGACGAGATCGGCAAGGGCCACATCACCACCTCGGGCATCGAGGGCGCGTGGTCGAACAATCCGATTAAGTGGGGCGGCGATTATTTCCGGCTGCTGTTCAAATATGATTACGAACTGGTCGAGAGCCCGGCCGGCGCCAAGCAGTGGCAGCCGATCAACCCCGACCCCGAGGACATGGCGCCCGACGCGCGCGACCCCGACAAGCGCGTGCCGACGATGATGACCACCGCCGACATGGCGCTGAAAATGGACCCGGAATTCCGCGCCATCTCCGAGCGCTTCCGCGACGACCAGGCCGCGCTCGACGACGCCTTTGCCCGCGCCTGGTTCAAGCTCACCCACCGCGACATGGGGCCGAAGTCGCTTTACCTCGGGCCGGAAGTGCCGGAAGAGACGCTGATCTGGCAGGACCCGGTGCCCGCCGGGACCGCGCCGTCGGACGCCGACGTGGCCGCGTTCAAAGACAAGGTGCTGGCGAGCGGGCTGACCGTTGCCCAGCTGGTCAAGACCGCCTGGGCGTCGGCCTCGACCTATCGCAAGTCGGACAAGCGGGGCGGCGCCAATGGCGCTCGGATCGCGCTTGCGCCGCAGAAGGATTGGGAGGTCAACGAGCCGGCCGAACTGGCGACCGTGCTCGCCAAGCTCAACGAATTGCGCGGATCGATGAGCCTGGCCGATGCGATCGTGCTGGCCGGTTCGGCGGCTGTCGAGAAGGCCGCGCGCGACGGCGGCTTCGACATCGCAGTGCCGTTCAGCGGTGGGCGCGGCGATGCGACCCAGGAGTGGACCGACATCGAGAGCTTCAAGTGGATGGAGCCCCAGGCGGACGGCTTCCGCAACTATCTCAAGACCCGCCAGAGCGTGAAGACCGAGGAGCTGCTGCTCGACCGCGCCTCGCTGCTCGGCCTGTCGGCGCCGGAGATGACGGTGCTGCTGGGCGGTCTGCGCGTGCTCGGCGCCAACTACAAGGATGCGCCGGAGGGCGTGTTCACCGACCGCAAGGGCCAGCTGACCAACGACTTCTTCGTCAATCTGCTCGACAACGAAACCTTCTGGGATCTGGTCGACGAGTCGAGCGACGAGACCTTCCTCGGCTTCGATCGCGGCGGCCGTCACGAAAAGTGGCGCGCGACCCGTACCGACCTCATCTTCGGGTCGAACAGCCAATTGCGCGCGACCGCGGAAGTCTATGCCGAGCGCGGCAATGAGGAGAAGTTCGTCCGCGACTTCGTCAAGGCGTGGGTCAAGGTGATGAACGCCGACCGGTTCGATCTTCGGTAG
- a CDS encoding alpha-ketoglutarate-dependent dioxygenase AlkB — protein sequence MRDLFDASPISGLELREEVVTPHEEMALVERCAGLGLTPFQFQGWEGKRLTRSFGWHYDFAAGTIAAADPIPGWLSAVRDSAANAFGRVPARFEQALVIRYDPGAGIGWHRDRPQFDEVIGVSLGAPVTMAFRRRRADGKFDRVKLPLVPRSAYLLSGEVRSGWQHGIAAHDALRFSLTFRSLR from the coding sequence ATGCGCGACCTGTTCGACGCCAGCCCGATTTCCGGCCTTGAGCTGCGAGAGGAGGTCGTCACTCCGCATGAGGAGATGGCGCTGGTCGAGCGCTGCGCCGGGCTCGGCCTGACGCCGTTCCAGTTCCAGGGGTGGGAGGGCAAGAGGCTGACTCGAAGCTTCGGCTGGCACTACGACTTCGCCGCCGGGACCATCGCCGCCGCCGACCCGATCCCCGGCTGGCTGAGCGCGGTCCGCGATAGCGCCGCCAACGCCTTCGGCCGCGTTCCGGCGCGGTTCGAGCAGGCGCTGGTGATCCGCTACGATCCCGGCGCGGGCATCGGCTGGCATCGCGACCGGCCGCAGTTCGACGAGGTGATCGGCGTGTCGCTTGGCGCCCCGGTGACGATGGCCTTCCGCCGTCGCCGTGCCGACGGCAAGTTCGACCGCGTGAAGCTGCCGCTCGTTCCGCGCTCGGCCTACCTACTGTCTGGCGAGGTGCGCTCCGGCTGGCAGCACGGCATCGCCGCGCACGACGCGCTGCGCTTCTCGTTGACCTTCCGCAGCTTGCGCTAG